A stretch of DNA from Syntrophus gentianae:
CACACCGTGCGGCCCGATGCCATCACCATCGCAGAAGATGTGAGCGGCATGCCCGGTCTTGCCACACCCGGCAAAGAGGGCGGCTTCGGCTTCGATTACCGACTCGCCATGGGCGTGCCCGACTACTGGATCAAGCTTTTAAAGGAAATCCCGGATGAATTCTGGCCCATGGGGCACCTGTACCACGAGCTCACCAATCGGCGGGCAGACGAGAAAACGATCGGCTATGCGGAATCCCATGACCAGGCCATCGTGGGGGATAAAACGATCATTTTCCGCCTCATCGACGCGGACATGTACACCCACATGAACGTCTTCGATCCCAATCTTCAGGTGGACCGGGGGATTGCCCTGCACAAGCTGATCCGTCTGGTCACTCTGGCCACGGCGGGCAATGGCTACCTCAACTTCATGGGCAATGAATTCGGTCACCCCGAATGGATCGACTTTCCCCGCGAAGGGAACAACTGGTCTTACCACTACGCGCGCCGCCAGTGGCACCTCCGGGATGACGCCAATCTTCGTTACCGTTTCCTGGCTGAGTTCGACAAGGCCATGATGCGCCTTGCGGCGGATTACCGCTTGCTTGACTCCCCGGGACCGCACAAGATCCTGGAAAATCAGGCCAACCTGCTTCTAGGTTTCGAGCGAGCGGGACTGGTTTTTATTTTCTGTTTCCACCCGGATCAATCCTTTACTTCCTATCCCGTGGATCTGCCGCCCGGGGAATACCGCCTGATCCTGAACAGCGATGCCCTTGAATTCGGCGGTCATGGCCGTATTCAGCCAGGCCAGGTTTACTTCACCACCCCGGAAACCCTTCCCCAAGGGCAGATGCGGCATTACGCCAGCCTCTATCTGCCGACTCGCTCAACTCTGGTTTTGAAAAAGATGGCATAATTCCCATTCTAGATCAAAGCGCTGCCTGCGTTGGCTTCGTTATCGGCTCCTCAACGTACGTTTGTGTACGGCTGCGTCGCCTCTGCCTTGCCGCCTTGCCATCATCTTTGATCTAGAATGGGAATAATTTGTTTGAAAGGGATTTTAAATAAAAAAATGGTGGATGGAAAAGGAGGGAGCCAAAAACCATCCACCATTATGGACACTGAAAGGAATCGTCAGAGCAGATCCACTCTCAGATCATGAAACAAGAGCAGTGGATGGGAAAGGAGGGGAGGAAACAACCATCCACCGCTCTATTCAAACAAGGAGAAAGAAAAAACCTTTTACCATTACTTAGAGAGGAAAAAATCCATCAACTCGCCTTCTTGATTTTCCCCTGTCTCTTTTTCTTTGGAAACATCGCGTTCCGACAGAAAAAACTCATAATCACTCAGGATATCGGCTTGATCTTGTTGATTCTGACTGTTGAACAGTTCCTTTTGCTGTTCTTTATCGGGCGATTTTTCTTTATCGTACTCCTGGCTCATGAGACAAAAACCAACAAACAACCGGCCATCCGTCCCGCATTAACTTGCAATCGCTCCACTGCCGAGAGTCAGAGAATTTTTTCCTGCTCTCTACAAGATCTCACACTTTCCAGATAGAATTGCAAAAGTAATACCAAGCATAATGCTTCCGATCGTCCCTAACCGCTCTCCGGAAAGAAGGGAACATAAAAGAATTATAACATTCACATGTTACAGGAATTTATCCACTCAATGAGATTGATCCGATTTTTTGAAAAAAGGAAAAGAGACGACAAACACAAACGCTGAAGAGGGAAAACGTGCGATATCTGCCAACCTGCCAGGCAGAGGAAGGGTTAAGTGCCGTTTATTTCACGATATACTTCAAGTTACAGGCAGTGCGAATAACGCACACATAATGTGCAATTATCGCACAACATGCCTTTTATATCCGTTACCGCATGGAATAGGCCTTGCCTGATGTCAGGAAATCGCCACTGCGGCTCACTGAAAGCATCTGAAATCCGACATCCAGAAGTCTCCGGGATTCCCGCACCCGGATCTCCGGGTTTCTGGCCCCCATGACGACCGCGATGAGGCGGGTATTGCCCCGCTGAGCCGTGACAATCAGATGGTATCCCGCAGCCCGGACGAAACCGCTTTTCAGGCCATCCACGCCCGGATACTTTTTCAGCAGGGCGTTGCAGTTGTGTTGGTTGATATTCTTATAAGAGTAAAACCGCATGGAATGAAGGGCCAGTGAGCCGGGAAACCGCCGGAGATAGGCATTGGCCAGGGTCAGCATATCCCGGGCCGTGGTATATTGTCCCTCCGCGGGCAGTCCGTTGGGATTCCGGAAGGCGCTGTGCGTCATTCCCAGTTCGCCGCACTTGCGGTTCATCTTTTCGACAAAGCGGTCCACATTTCCGGCAACATGCTCCGCAACCGCCACAGAGGCGTCATTCGCCGAGATGACCGTCATCCCCTTGATCAAAACCTCCAGAGGAACCCGCTCCCCCGCTTCGACATACATCCTCGATCCATCCGCCTGTCGGGCTGCCGGACTGATGACCACCGGGTCCGACCAGTGGACTTTCCCCTGCCCCATCGCTTCGTATGTCAGAAAAAGGGAAAGCACCTTGGTCAGGGATGCGGGTTGCAGGGGTTTGTCCGCATTCTGTTCATAAAGAATCCGTCCGTTGCTCATATTCATCAAAATGGCGGACTGGATCTCGGGGGCGCTGCTTTTCGGACTTTTCCTGCTTACTCGGGCCTTCTGGGATGATTTCCCTTTGCTGACCGCGGTCTTTGCCGCCGGAGCTTTCTTTTTCTCCTCTTTCCGAGCCATCGATTCAGAGGGCAAGAGGAAAAGGATCGTCAGCAAAAGGGAAAGTAAAATCGCATACTTCTTCATTCTCCGGATACTCCTGCTTATCTAATTTTCACCTGGAT
This window harbors:
- a CDS encoding D-alanyl-D-alanine carboxypeptidase family protein, whose amino-acid sequence is MKKYAILLSLLLTILFLLPSESMARKEEKKKAPAAKTAVSKGKSSQKARVSRKSPKSSAPEIQSAILMNMSNGRILYEQNADKPLQPASLTKVLSLFLTYEAMGQGKVHWSDPVVISPAARQADGSRMYVEAGERVPLEVLIKGMTVISANDASVAVAEHVAGNVDRFVEKMNRKCGELGMTHSAFRNPNGLPAEGQYTTARDMLTLANAYLRRFPGSLALHSMRFYSYKNINQHNCNALLKKYPGVDGLKSGFVRAAGYHLIVTAQRGNTRLIAVVMGARNPEIRVRESRRLLDVGFQMLSVSRSGDFLTSGKAYSMR